A single Klebsiella variicola DNA region contains:
- the ppdD gene encoding prepilin peptidase-dependent pilin — MDKQRGFTLIELMVVIGIIAILSAIGIPAYQNYLRKAALTDLLQTFVPYRTAIELCALDHGGLTVCDGGSNGIPSPTTTRYLSAMSVAKGVVTLTGQESLNGLGVTLTPTWDNAEGVTGWQRVCTITGNSALQQACEDVFRVK, encoded by the coding sequence ATGGATAAACAACGTGGTTTCACCCTGATTGAACTGATGGTGGTCATTGGGATCATCGCTATTCTCAGTGCCATTGGCATCCCGGCCTACCAGAACTACCTGCGTAAAGCCGCCCTCACCGACCTGCTGCAGACCTTTGTCCCTTACCGGACGGCCATCGAACTTTGCGCGCTCGATCATGGCGGCCTGACGGTATGTGACGGCGGCAGCAACGGCATTCCCTCGCCGACAACCACACGCTACCTCTCCGCTATGAGCGTGGCCAAAGGGGTCGTCACCCTCACCGGCCAGGAAAGCCTGAACGGACTGGGCGTCACTCTGACGCCGACCTGGGATAACGCCGAGGGCGTCACTGGCTGGCAGCGCGTCTGCACTATCACCGGCAACAGCGCCCTTCAGCAGGCCTGCGAAGACGTCTTCCGGGTGAAGTAA
- the nadC gene encoding carboxylating nicotinate-nucleotide diphosphorylase, translating into MSPRRYNPDRRRDVLLERINLDITDAVAHSLREDLGGEVDANNDISAQLLPQDARSHAVVITREDGVFCGKRWVEEVFIQLAGDDVNITWHVADGDAVKADQPLFELEGPSRILLTGERTALNFVQTLSGVASVVRRYVDLLAGTKTQLLDTRKTLPGLRTALKYAVLCGGGANHRLGLFDAFLIKENHIIASGSIRQAVEKAFWLHPDVPVEVEVETLDELEQALKAGADIIMLDNFTTDLMREAVKITAGQAALEVSGNVTFDTIREFADTGVDYISVGALTKHVQALDLSMRFR; encoded by the coding sequence ATGTCGCCTCGTCGTTACAACCCCGACCGCCGCCGTGACGTGCTGCTGGAACGTATTAACCTCGATATTACCGATGCTGTCGCACACTCCCTGCGGGAAGATTTGGGCGGCGAAGTCGACGCCAACAACGATATTAGCGCGCAATTATTGCCGCAGGATGCACGCTCCCATGCGGTGGTCATTACCCGCGAAGATGGCGTCTTCTGTGGCAAACGCTGGGTGGAAGAGGTCTTTATTCAGCTCGCCGGTGACGACGTGAATATCACCTGGCACGTGGCCGACGGCGATGCGGTCAAAGCCGACCAGCCGCTGTTCGAGCTGGAAGGCCCGTCGCGTATTCTGCTCACCGGCGAACGCACGGCGCTGAACTTTGTGCAAACTCTCTCCGGCGTCGCCAGCGTCGTCCGTCGCTACGTCGACCTGCTGGCCGGCACCAAAACCCAACTTCTGGATACCCGTAAAACGCTGCCAGGGCTGCGTACCGCGCTGAAATACGCGGTACTCTGCGGCGGCGGAGCCAACCACCGCCTGGGCCTGTTCGACGCTTTCCTGATTAAAGAAAACCATATCATCGCCTCCGGCTCGATCCGTCAGGCGGTGGAAAAGGCGTTCTGGCTACATCCTGATGTGCCGGTGGAAGTGGAAGTGGAAACCCTGGATGAGCTGGAGCAGGCGTTAAAAGCCGGGGCGGACATCATTATGCTCGATAACTTCACCACCGACCTGATGCGCGAGGCGGTGAAAATCACCGCAGGCCAGGCGGCGCTGGAGGTCTCCGGTAACGTCACCTTCGACACCATCCGCGAATTTGCCGACACCGGCGTCGACTATATCTCCGTCGGCGCCCTGACCAAACATGTGCAGGCGCTCGACCTGTCGATGCGTTTTCGCTAA
- the ampE gene encoding beta-lactamase regulator AmpE, with protein sequence MTLFTTLLVLIAERLFKLGEHWQLDHRLEVVFRRIKHFSLLGTLLMTVVAVAVVYLIQRLLQGQLFNVPLLVFWILLGLLCIGAGKVRLHYHAYLKAASRNDSRACDAMASELTLIHGVPPGCDEREYLSELQNALLWINYRYYLAPLFWFVVGGAWGPLTLIAYSVLRAWQTWLARYQTPHHRLQSGIDGLLHIVDWLPVRLVGVVYALVGHGEKALPAWFASLGDRHSSQYQVLTRLAQYSLAREPHVDKVATPKAAVSMAKKTSLVVVVIMALLTIYGTLV encoded by the coding sequence ATGACGCTGTTTACGACGCTGCTGGTGCTTATCGCCGAACGGCTGTTTAAGCTGGGCGAACACTGGCAGCTTGATCATCGGCTGGAGGTGGTGTTCCGCCGGATAAAACATTTTTCGCTGCTGGGCACGCTGCTGATGACGGTGGTGGCTGTCGCGGTGGTGTATCTCATTCAGCGCCTGCTGCAGGGGCAGCTATTTAACGTACCTCTGCTGGTGTTCTGGATCTTGCTGGGCCTGTTGTGCATCGGGGCAGGCAAGGTTCGGCTGCATTATCATGCCTATCTGAAAGCGGCGTCGCGCAATGACAGTCGCGCCTGCGATGCCATGGCCAGCGAGCTGACGCTGATCCACGGCGTACCGCCGGGCTGCGATGAGCGTGAATATCTGAGTGAGCTGCAAAATGCGCTGCTGTGGATTAACTATCGATATTACCTGGCGCCGCTTTTCTGGTTTGTGGTGGGGGGCGCGTGGGGGCCGCTGACGCTTATCGCTTATAGCGTCCTGCGTGCCTGGCAGACGTGGCTGGCGCGCTACCAGACGCCGCATCATCGTTTGCAGTCTGGAATCGATGGTCTCTTGCATATCGTGGACTGGCTGCCGGTGCGTCTGGTGGGGGTTGTCTATGCTCTGGTGGGGCATGGAGAGAAAGCGCTCCCGGCGTGGTTTGCATCGTTAGGCGACCGCCATTCATCGCAGTATCAGGTATTGACCCGCCTGGCGCAGTATTCCCTGGCTCGTGAACCGCACGTGGATAAAGTGGCGACCCCGAAGGCCGCGGTGTCGATGGCCAAGAAAACCTCGCTGGTGGTGGTGGTGATCATGGCGCTGCTGACGATTTACGGCACCCTGGTTTAA
- the ampD gene encoding 1,6-anhydro-N-acetylmuramyl-L-alanine amidase AmpD yields the protein MQLNEGWLVGARRVPSPHHDCRPDEEAPSLLVVHNISLPPGEFGGPWIDALFTGTLDPHAHPFFAEIAHLRVSAHCLIRRDGEIVQYVPFDKRAWHAGISCYQGRERCNDFSIGIELEGTDTLAYTDAQYQQLAAVTELLITIYPAIAENIAGHSDIAPVRKTDPGPAFDWIKFRALLSAPSDKETS from the coding sequence ATGCAGTTGAACGAGGGATGGCTGGTCGGCGCGCGTCGGGTTCCCTCGCCGCACCATGACTGCCGTCCGGATGAAGAAGCCCCTTCCTTACTGGTGGTGCATAACATTAGCCTGCCACCGGGTGAATTTGGTGGTCCGTGGATTGATGCGCTGTTCACTGGCACCCTGGATCCGCATGCGCATCCTTTCTTTGCCGAGATTGCTCATCTGCGCGTTTCGGCACATTGTCTGATTCGCCGTGATGGCGAAATCGTGCAGTATGTGCCTTTCGATAAGCGTGCGTGGCATGCGGGGATCTCCTGCTATCAGGGGCGAGAACGCTGCAATGACTTTTCCATTGGCATTGAGCTGGAAGGCACGGATACCCTGGCGTATACCGATGCGCAGTACCAGCAGCTGGCGGCGGTGACGGAACTACTGATCACGATTTACCCGGCTATCGCCGAAAACATCGCGGGCCACAGCGATATCGCGCCCGTGCGGAAAACCGATCCAGGACCGGCCTTTGACTGGATAAAATTCCGGGCGCTACTCAGTGCGCCGTCAGATAAGGAGACATCATGA